The following nucleotide sequence is from Mytilus galloprovincialis chromosome 12, xbMytGall1.hap1.1, whole genome shotgun sequence.
TTCTGTGTATTTTATCAATATAcattatatctttttaaataaggatttaaagaaacaaaagatcAGAAAAGTAAGAAAACAATGAACAGATACCCATGAATTGTAGATTTTCAAAATTCACTAGAAGTTAtccttttattgataaaaaaatcccaatttcagtAAAGTATCAAGtctatttgatatatttcattcaACTATTAGTTCCGTTCACAGACAAAGGTTTTAGATTGATGGATTGTTGTCATATTACTATCGGTAAAGGAGTATAAAAGGTAAGATTTTGTTTACGATTTTAATAATTGttccaatattcatgatattgaaacTGTCAGAAGTGTTACCGATTACAGGTTTTGTAGATTTCTAGAATAAGATTGCTATCGTCAGAAATTGTCACCGAATACagtttttgtagatttttaaaatgtgtcGATACAGGTTTATGTTGATTTCAGAAGGAGTCACTTCAACACCACACGGACACTCATAAATCAAACATAATTTGCATTCTACATATTTCAATCCTCTTCTCTAAATTTTGTTCTGCAATATTGACATTATATGATCAAATTCCTCCGTTTTGCCAAATTTGATTGCTGATTGGGATGGTATTAGCTCATATTCAAACAAAATGTTACTGTCCTTGTCAATTTTGATATCCTCTGAAATATGATTAATGCCAGATTCAAGAAGAAGCATTAGGTTTTCTTTTTCATTCATAAACCATTTACGGAAGTTTCCATATAATGAATGTAACCATGTTTCTTTACTGTTTGCCATATCCTTCATAGTAATAAACTTGTCAATAAAGTCTTGGCGCCCAAAGTATACAGCAAAGTGTAAAGGTGTATGCCTCCTCACATTCTCTAAGTTTGTGGTTTTCCAAACATCAACAATACCGTGttcatctttatttttcaatattgtatttataatattgttttctACTTTGCCGTTCCATATAACAAAGTAGTGAAGTAAGGTATTACCGAACTTATCAACGAGTGTGTTTAAAACATTCCCAATCACACCAGAAGCACATGcaaaaatatttcctttaaatgtatttaaatcaTCCTCATTTTCTTCCTTCTTTATACATACATATTTCCATGCTAAACAGTAAGCTTCTAATTCAACgttgaaaatgtttttatatatgcGTACATATTCACCGAACTCACGAAAACATCTTAAACGAAATTGATGTGTATATGTTTCATCACTCTTGACATGATTTATAATTAATTGTAATAGCTGTGTATCATTATAATACTCGATTaaacgttttatttgttttataatgttatctgtatttaaagattcGAACATCAAAGAATTTATCACCAGAGTAACAAAATCAGACTGTCTATAATCTACAGTTAACACCATTTCATCTTTTAACGGTTGATAGTTGAGTGGTCGTAGGAAAAATATGATGTCACCCAGGTTACATTTCTCAAGCATAGGATGTGGATGTGTATTGCAATACGTTATCAAAACCGCCTGGTATATTGTATGATGGGAAAACGTCAATTCTGACTTACTGCTTTCAAAATAATAAGGCATGGAGTGAAATGCAATGGTTTGTAATAAATTTAGACCAAAAGACAAGCTCCTATAAGGGAAAATATGTGTCATACTCTTGGTAATCGAGGCTTGCAAATCACCATCTATTAAAGACATTTTATTATTTAGACATAGCAACACAGCGACAAATAAACAGTATTGAATAGCACTAAGGTCATCTGATTCCCCTTTCTTTCTCAAATCCTTGATCTGTGTTATCAATTGTACAGGAGGCTGCATGAAATATCGAATCCCTTGTTGTATATGATCTTTATGACTGCAAAGTGATGCACACATTAAAGGAAATCCTAGCAGAGTTTTTTCATTCAGTAGATCAGTAAATAAGGAGTTGCTGATGTATACGTTCTCAGGCGTTTCTTTTGACTGCAGCCGTGTCATCTCATCTTCCgaataaattttattcattttcatatgTAATTTAAGAATGTTTTCCTTATCTATAGTGTTGTAAAATTCATGATTATCAAGATCAAATATTGTTTGAGTTTGGTAATTTCCACATTTCTTTAGTATAGTAGTCAAATTTGGTGGGAAATCCTCGACTACTATTATGAGCTTTGTTCCTTTAATATCATGCAAAtatgttttaattgatttatcgAAGGCTAACACGTTTTCATGTGAGTCAACAATGATATGATCTTCTTTTGgcaaattatatttcaaattggTCTTCCTTATATGAATAATGTTGCATCTTTTCTCAGGATAAAGCATCTGCAAACATTTTGCAAGTGTATTTTTTCCTGTCCCTTCTCTACCCGTCAAAACAAGTACAGAAGCTCCGTTGAGAGTATCTTTTAATACGGAAAACGAAGATAATTTCTCGACATTTTTCAAAATGCTTTGGTCAAATTCGTGTCCTCTTTCTGTGGAAGTGAACCAttgtttaactaaaaaaaatcatcatagtttctttttaaaatatttttgattgattgattgattgttggttgcttaacgtccagtggcaaatatttcatgcatattcaggacgcaAAATATTTTTGAAGTACAATATCTGTCCCAAAAAATATTAAGTTAACATGAAATTCTTAAAACTGAACAAATGtaagaatatctaaaaaaaaaatatgtaaatcttGTTTGAATTAGATATGCAAAGGATATATTTAACTTAAGACATTAACattattaaaaatacaaatatgataactatatttttaGAAATGATCCTGTTCTGATTAATGCTAAACATAATTGATAGATACCAGAGATACGTAACTAATTACATAAAAAATCAATCATAAATTGTGAATATATGCCAACAGGTAGATGACAAACAAATTATCGTATGAAATAAAAGCTTGaatattttactaaaagagtgttgttaaataaatatcaatacaaaTATACTTACAGATAAAACACACGCCTATTAAATACATAAGACAAGCAATTACAAAAACCCCAATGCATAGAAATGGAAACTTCATTTGATGAGGATCTGCAAGGAAATTTAacaagtttatttttcaacaagggatgttttgttatattgttatatataacatttcaatttattttatgtgACAAATTACTCCATAATCATGACCATCGAGAAGTTATTTTGGTGCTGTTTGTTGCTGTATTTTATCcgttttataaaacttcataagTGGAAAagcaatatttataaattaatgatCCCCGCTGGACACAatttaaactatatattttaatgtgtGTCCCGTTTAAGGAAGGAAACTTTCAATAATAAATCCATGTAAAAATATCGGGTAAATAGTAACATTTCCATTTTATTTGATCGTTTTCCTCCATTAAAAAAATCGACGAGTGCAGCAGATTATAGGAGTTTGTTTTAGAATGTGTTTGGCATGTTGCTTTGCGAATAAATTCTCTAAGGGCAAACATCTGATTATTATTTCACTGACTGCTTACCTCTCCAGAGCATGCTTATGATCCGTATTTATATGCAAAAGAACTGtgaagtttttaaaaaatcaatatacatgtacagaaaAGATGAACACTTTTGAAGTTAAGTTACTTGTACTATGCAAAAAAAGACATTATCCCGATGAAAACATTGAATGTGAATACATGGAGTAGACTTCAAATACATGgacataaaaaatctaaagaaaaaaaaaaacaaccttctTATTGATATTTATCTGTAAACTTTAAACCTGCAcagacaaaattttgaattattataatAACAAAAGGCAATATATCTGTATTGAGTGTTCAAATGACAAAAGAAGACTAAGACGAACTTGAAAACCTTGATGTACATAAAGAGGTTTTGGGGAATTATAAAAGTTCCAGGTGGAAAAGTTTTATGAACGACATCACCAGttttgttgaccgttatgaaatgtCCGTTTCACAGGTTACGTCTGAATATTCCAATTTTCGTAACTAAAATGCCATCCCCTTTTCTCCCTGAAGGTGAACTACCGATTAAACTTTTCACCGAAAGTACTAACATGAGGAACACGACGTTGTCATATGTGGAGCAGAATATAAATACCTTTCCGAAGCACCTTATTTCATTCTAAGATTTTAATATAATGAGCGTCGTGTTTTGTAGTCTTTATAGTTTTAAGTTGTGCTTTGTGTACAATTCTATGTTTGTATTTTTCGTTTTTTTGAAATAaccttttaatagttttttttcgacttgtgagttttaaTACCCTTATTTTATCATTCGCCTCTATTTCATTAGTAATGTTCTATTATTGATTTCCTCGACTTTTCATTAGAAGAGTCAATTGTTATTAGTTCTCGTTTGCTAGTTTTTGTGAATTTCAAGCACACATCTATTTATTATCATGTGCATATGGTTCAATGGTTGAATGTTCTTCCTCGAATTCTCTGTAAAGTCCTTGTGGATTTTACATTTCTGCTgattaatatattataattttagatAGTTTTTCATTATCAAACAAGGACGTTCAAATATCTACAGATTATTTGCGTTCATTAGCAAGTGCAAATATTGACCTCAACTGCAATTAATGTAAAATTCTAATCAAAGGCAATAACTTCTTTAAggatttgatttttcaaaatgtatctaTATacttgacatttattttatatataagtttgaatttttcagtattaattaattattttgaaatttagctTAATCTTaccttttattaatttgtttgaaatccGTGATAAAAGAATTGCGTTTTATGATTTGaaagtgacttatagacccaaTGGGTCGGGtgtattttattgtgtatgtaatATATTTGTACTTTACTGAAATGtgattacacatgtcactataataaacatttacttacttacttacttacttacttgaaaattatatttatatatcaacatTCCATCAGCGCCTGTAAAAGGAGTATACACGAAGTCATCTCGTTGATTACTTTAAGAACGctagttggttgacagttatagGACATCTTTGTTACAGATGAACGCGAACATGTTTCGGTTGTCGTAGCCATACTCCCATCCTCTTTCCCTCAAATTTTGGCATCACCGAATGATAATTTTTACATTGGCCTTGTAAATTTATCTCAACTTATGAGTTATGGAAACCTTTTTGAAATCTTTAGCCTCTTTCCTTCTAAAGCAACACGAAACATATACCATATTTAGGGATATAAGTTGCTACGGAAGGGTAAACAGAAGCTGATTTTATTCGGTCGATTGTTGACAACATTTCTCATTTGCCTTTTATAGGGGCATCTGTTAATAATCTGTCttgtattatagggttattgcatatTTATTTTGTGCTTTTTTAGTAAAAATTAAGGTAGAAATTAATTCAAAcccgaaaaagaaaatacaatgcTTTCTTCTTTCCTTTCTTCGTCGTCACTTGACTCCCAGGTAAATTCATGACCAAGTCTGTAATATTATAGATTTTTAGTGATAGTTggttcataaaaaatatttttgttgacCGTAAAagaataccagagggacagtcaaactcctaagtcgaaaataaactgaacacaccatggctaaaaataaaaagacaaataatagtacaccagacacaacatagaaaactaaagactaagcagcacgaatcacaccaaaaactgggggtaatctcaagtgctctgaaagggtaagcagatcctgctccatatgtggcacccgtctgtTTATCTCtatttcgatgggatagatgcgttcaacatagtcagcaaattttgaattatatagtgagagaacatcatctatatagcggaaagtaaaattGAAGGATGAtgataacttcttatctttcttcctaagaagttcccgTATGAAGTCAgcatcataataataaagaatgttGCCAATCTAGAAAtcaatcaagcatcttgataatgtcggttttagagaattttttgtttgaataagagtgattctttacaaataggatttatccctccccaagacaagatacttgtatctacgttagccattctttttatgaaacaaagtaatactaactctttcaatttgtttttatagtttggaatggggaatacttgtgtaaaagtGTAGACAACTCAAATgtgttaatactattgcaagatgagagaATATAAGATTGTGTGTACTCattggatttttttagtatccacatctgataaCGCCATCTCTAGAACCCACCGACACAATAAttatgttcaaaaataaaatgtctgTTACATCAATTTTCCGTTTATAAATATTCTTAAATAGGTTAAGTTCATGAAATTATTCAGCTACTTTTTTCTTTTACGAATACCTTATAATGACATACCATGACGCATGTACAGCATATGTGGTATCGAAATGCCCCCAATTGTTTAAGATGCAAAGCATGTAGCCTTTATCTTTGCTCAACATTataccatcatttttttttacctctcaTTCCTTAGATTTTCAATCGTCGAACATGACATGACCCTTGCAGTGTGGTCCTTTGATAAACACACATAGTCTGTAATTGAAAGCATGACAAAACTTACTTCAGACTGTTAAATTTGGTTTTTCCTATATAAGCAATAATATCTTTGACTATTGGAATGTAAATATGCATAGTTTTATTTTGGCGtaaaagttacaaaatgtatacaaaaaactATAATTACTTGAATTATTGACAAAGCTATATCAAAGATTATAGATATGAAATCATTTAACAACTCTAATTACtttaaaatgtgttatataattGAATTGCTTATATCAACTATTGAATAGGAGTCCATATACTCTATTTAAAAAGATTTCCTAAAATCAATTAAATCTTTTGAGTAATTATGCTATTATCTTCATGTGTTCTACCTCATCGACGAATTTCCTGTTTGCAGTAATCATGAACATTATTGTCTTTAGAAATCCTGCACACGATACACGTGATAGGAAAAAACCTCGATGAAAGAAAGAATAAGCTATCATTGAAGGGATATATTAATATCAACGGTAaactaaaagttttttttagaataaaacaattgatttttctAAATGTAGTTTATGGTATTTATTCAAGGCATTATACATATAATAGCAATTTTCCCGTTTGTTTGTTGCATTTCCAATTGTGATGCAAGGCTGATTTAGATAGGAGACATTAATAAAATATGACTCACCTTGCGAGAGTGTAAAACTGTTATTCTGACAATGTGTTTGATGACACGAGCAGTCTTCAACTGATGGTGAACACGTGCATTCATCCTTCGGTTTAATAACAAATACATATCCCTTCCTGTAATCACATTTACATTTAATATCTCGTACGTTGGATCCAGTGTCGACTACAATTTGACCTTCTTCATTGCATAAATGTTTTTGATACTGACACTCATATCCTTCATTTGACCAGGATATGTATGGTGAAAAATAGTTATCTTTGCATTGTTTGACGTGAAGTTGTCCGCTTAAAACACTGTGATATCCTAAATTTAAATTAAAGCAAAGTTTTGTTTATCAATATATTGCTTGtttctttgtgtttttatttcaatttcagacACATAGATATatgttataactatttttatatgtattaatcCAAGAGtttcaagtggtgaagttgaaatcatgtGATGGTAAATGTTACTGACGCGATCATGACTTGTTTACCCGTTATCGAATATTCATTTCACAAATGATAGCAGATATGTTTCAAATGTCGAAACTACAACCCTCACCCCGTCCCCTTTATCCCCAATATGACCTATCAAATTAGACTTCCTACTAGGTTTGTACTAACATTATCAACTCGGCGGGTGTCACTTGTGGAGCAGATTCTACTAACCCAAAGGAGTACCTTAGATCACATACAGCTTTTGAGGGGATTCGTGATGCTCGGTCTTTATTTGTCTACATTGTGTATCGTGTATTATTGCTCGTAAGtcgatctttttcttttttagctattGCGtgatcagtttatttttgacttatgagttgaATATATTTCCCCTCTCTTTTATAAACACATACTACATAtgctgtaaaatgttttttttcggGGAAATATAAAAACATGACATGGATATAAGAATATTCGCAGATAATTGATAACGTGCTTCATTGATGAGTAATTCGTGgatcagaaaaaaatgtatgcaaaTAAATAACCCAAATAACAATGCATTCTCAGGTTTTTAAACACGGAAATAAAATCAATATGTGAATATGTTCGAATCAAACAGCACTAGGAAAGCCAATTCTGATCTAAAACTGTCAATATAATCCAAAATTCTGCTGAGAACTAAACAAATTAATTATAGAGACATTTAAGTCTTTAGGCAATTCTTCAGATCTCGGAGGCCAAATGTTCTAAGTATCTGAACTACTGCAGTTATTAGTATGAATTCTGCACGTTGTCGGACTTATATTATAATGGACTAGAATTGGAAGTTTTGCTAGCGCAGGTCAGTGATTCGCTCCGAGAACTTCCGTCTCTTCCACCAATAGAAACTGACAGCCTCAGAATATTACATTAGTGCTACAAGTGGCGTTAGACATCAATCAGTCAGTCAGTTAAAAGACTTTCTGTCGTAATCTGAATAGTACAGGATTTACTGTTACAGTAGTGAATTGATCTGAAAGTTCACTGAAAGTTTGAAAACAACGTTATAATATAATGTTAGCGTTAAGCCGCTTTAAAGAATGTCAACCATTCACCATTAGATATTGTCTGGTTGATACAATGTGTTGGTATATCAACAAATAAGCGACATGTTTAAATGTCGTATTTATACTTACCATATTATCTTAAAAATctgtaaaacattataaaaacaccgCATACTTGTCTTTCATTTGAAAGCATATTTAACGTAGTTACAATGTACCTTCTAATTGCATGTTTGTGCCAATGTTTTAAttaacaaaatagatataacactATTTTTTAATTGACGTGTTTCTGATTTTTCTTCTTGACTAACCATTTGTGATTTACGTcatctgattgattgatttatataTCTATCAATCATGGTCAATCTGACCATCAAACATTGAATATCGATTGTGGTTGCAGTACAACGTGGAAatacacttttttatttattattattaagtttaaTTGGAAATGTGATTTGGATTCAATATTATATGATATGTGATGTAAATTCGGTCTATTGCAATTTTAAGTTAAATTACCGGGTGGCAGGTCCACAGGAAGGAAACATTCTTCTCCCCACCTCTTTTTGTTAACATCATATAAGCAATGATAAACATCATTCCTTTGGCATATTGCAGCCGCTCTGTGTTTCCACTGGGATGTATGCATACATTTTAGATGAAAATTAAAATCTGCTCTCGAAACAATTGTAAGATACTGAAATATTATAGATATAAATTTATTAatgcacatttataaaatatatatgcatacattTGGAAATTATAAACCTAGAAACCATGAGTTAATGGCAATTACCATCACCAGTGTGAGGTCCTATCAACGTATTTACATTAGAACACATTATATATTAATCTAATGTTAATTCCTAGTtcttatagttatcaaagataccaggattataatttagtacgccagacgcgcgtttcgtctacatgacaGTTCATGGAAAAAGCTTGTCAAAATTGTAATGCAGTCAACACAGTTAACAAATTCCAACTGTTTCAGGTTAGGACGAAGGTTGGCTACTGTTAAACGTTAAAATCCGCTGCATTTGGTTGCACTTGTTCTAAGTAAGGAACatgttgttcattggttgtcgtttgttggtgtggttcattgGTGGTTCTCGATCCTCCTTTTTTAAATTATAGattagactgttttttttttgtttgttctaatGGTTTGATGCTTGTCACTGTTGGGGCTCTTTAAAACCTTGCTGTTCGGTGAGAGTCAAAGcgccgtgttgaaggccatatcaATCTATAAGATTAACATTTTACACATAtccttggatggagagttggcactcacacctcatcttcttatttctatacatatcaaatttaaacaaaaatgctTGTTGATGTGTCTGTATTTGTCTAAATATTCATATTGATTTGTTTTTCCGGTTAGATTGTCATTGATAAAAAGTAGTAAACGA
It contains:
- the LOC143053546 gene encoding uncharacterized protein LOC143053546, with the translated sequence MMNIFATTLFLYLTIVSRADFNFHLKCMHTSQWKHRAAAICQRNDVYHCLYDVNKKRWGEECFLPVDLPPGYHSVLSGQLHVKQCKDNYFSPYISWSNEGYECQYQKHLCNEEGQIVVDTGSNVRDIKCKCDYRKGYVFVIKPKDECTCSPSVEDCSCHQTHCQNNSFTLSQDYVCLSKDHTARVMSCSTIENLRNERLGHEFTWESSDDEERKEESIVFSFSDPHQMKFPFLCIGVFVIACLMYLIGVCFIFKQWFTSTERGHEFDQSILKNVEKLSSFSVLKDTLNGASVLVLTGREGTGKNTLAKCLQMLYPEKRCNIIHIRKTNLKYNLPKEDHIIVDSHENVLAFDKSIKTYLHDIKGTKLIIVVEDFPPNLTTILKKCGNYQTQTIFDLDNHEFYNTIDKENILKLHMKMNKIYSEDEMTRLQSKETPENVYISNSLFTDLLNEKTLLGFPLMCASLCSHKDHIQQGIRYFMQPPVQLITQIKDLRKKGESDDLSAIQYCLFVAVLLCLNNKMSLIDGDLQASITKSMTHIFPYRSLSFGLNLLQTIAFHSMPYYFESSKSELTFSHHTIYQAVLITYCNTHPHPMLEKCNLGDIIFFLRPLNYQPLKDEMVLTVDYRQSDFVTLVINSLMFESLNTDNIIKQIKRLIEYYNDTQLLQLIINHVKSDETYTHQFRLRCFREFGEYVRIYKNIFNVELEAYCLAWKYVCIKKEENEDDLNTFKGNIFACASGVIGNVLNTLVDKFGNTLLHYFVIWNGKVENNIINTILKNKDEHGIVDVWKTTNLENVRRHTPLHFAVYFGRQDFIDKFITMKDMANSKETWLHSLYGNFRKWFMNEKENLMLLLESGINHISEDIKIDKDSNILFEYELIPSQSAIKFGKTEEFDHIMSILQNKI